A region from the Andrena cerasifolii isolate SP2316 chromosome 9, iyAndCera1_principal, whole genome shotgun sequence genome encodes:
- the LOC143372844 gene encoding uncharacterized protein LOC143372844 isoform X3, with amino-acid sequence MAVNMEVEKNTSKEVDTQLLASNSMQFNDDIRNDDENIRDLGDQFLPLGNKTIGSEKCGRTVIYRRLEDPDIYAKSLDDNRLSNNEKEEECIPSKEKGKESSNIRKVSKNDSNIQRSEVTPENSTDGCVSQAPLAFTIDFGNKEMDTTKYQNLFERYNARHKRNLSMSKVEINSKKSGTSFSSNLTQKQKVSSTHSEGYFSSEDDTKRKTDQLSEKLKQLSSKVFSKPSQGVKKSASAVKVSNFQNKQDSMTRSFEQAKQSKRPHKNLSLELGYTERTHASYWVPQKSATINDLSRIQTNNYDDDGGEKLYTKNIDPEDDYGHSSDNTSDKVSNINYARNKNINTKEHNLSRVSYMVEVNPDEPADTDIDTFNVSNVDGGSDGAVSEAGTYTVHKDYTDEEKARMDIDKVFSVGVLTEDENNESCIHSFKMCVSRDNNTWISEWATQVAEHNSLPPAIGGPTGRTPPLSPSKIPSPIHTRSQRLARGRNEQSDSSLDAESYLRIKERIGLMSNQQILIDSGGESDDDTSNSYHTPPHSSQRTPVHGTLARRGSLSESLFRRINTSENRRSIRKYLSSNKSKTEDASAEPSSPSKDMASLHLGRRSSSLDRREYTSDTTESNTSRRSSVKYYQDDEAKYTNSPVFSRLRPSTPKLTNSPIVARKAVTKIVNSPVLERTKHLAKSSPQAKNIGYFTCVENSPYMLRKSNSTASYDEGSISFNSKETLAKTNSVLQNSPNLQRNLNIQRSCSNANIRNVKSQSHSSRRSSFNSSDIDRTSPGGRCLVASDSSSETGEQQLKSSGAAMSSGIKLNRAFSIRRARLNCESDTTPNTTPEERRRRAQSEVKTAPASKQSYHRSRASNANTHSKEPLKKSEPIKPRAVSISRADSTRISMRAPKSSHYAPITQRPNQKGNKDQKSGRSNSTLTSKEVEFQNWKRRKSYDPMKAAAEGRKKLVDNSKKHHSTEDSSGNHDNSVLRSASFHGTGGALSLANEWSDNELNFAQNDNQVPPPCSPQLESDSDLETSYYLQATQNVVTAMSARITVCRSPLVDSDNESDEDTSHSLHKNISKSLHQPSDTESSDDRQPNTQTTISNTKYNRAFSLRRARLDLQPTKLSTNVNKSKSVTHDTRGKSESVTSISRTDSGRFSMRSNRTSNAGPKAKPKEAKKSMAPNAREIEMQNWKRRKSYDPMKAAMEGKKKAGLAKKTANSSLSPRTDSDR; translated from the exons ATGGCTGTGAATATGGAAGTAGAAAAGAACACATCCAAAGAGGTTGACACTCAGCTTTTGGCGAGCAATTCGATGCAATTTAATGATGACATTCGAAACGACGACGAAAACATCCGGGATCTCGGGGATCAATTTTTACCTCTCGGGAATAAAACGATCGGTAGCGAGAAATGCGGCCGCACCGTTATATACAGGCGACTCGAAGATCCTGACATTTACGCGAAGAGTCTGGACGATAATCGGTTATCGAACAATGAGAAAGAAGAGGAATGTATCCCAAGTaaagagaaaggaaaggaatCGTCAAACATCAGGAAAGTTTCCAAAAATGACAGCAACATCCAACGATCAGAGGTAACGCCAGAAAACTCCACTGATGGCTGTGTATCTCAAGCTCCATTAGCTTTTACAATTGACTTTGGCAACAAGGAAATGGATACGACCAAGtatcaaaatttattcgaaagatACAATGCCAGACATAAACGAAATCTTTCTATGTCCAAG gtagaaataaattccaagAAAAGTGGCACGTCGTTCTCTTCCAATTTAACTCAGAAGCAAAAGGTTTCTAGTACACATTCCGAGGGGTACTTTAGTAGCGAGGATGACACGAAAAGGAAAACGGATCAGTTATCGGAGAAGCTGAAACAATTAA GTTCAAAAGTATTTTCTAAACCATCTcaaggtgtaaaaaaatctgCCTCTGCTGTGAAAGTATCAAATTTCCAGAATAAACAGGATTCTATGACTAGATCTTTCGAGCAGGCGAAGCAAAGTAAACGTCCGCATAAGAATCTCTCTTTAGAACTCGGTTATACAGAAAGGACGCACGCATCTTACTGGGTGCCCCAGAAGTCTGCTACTATAAACGATTTAAGTCGAATTCAAACAAATAATTATGACGACGATGGCGGTGAGAAATTATACACAAAAAACATTGACCCGGAAGATGATTACGGACATTCGTCTGATAATACCTCTGATAAAGTGTCCAACATCAATTACGctaggaataaaaatattaatacgaAAGAACACAATTTGTCTAGAGTTAGTTACATGGTGGAAGTAAATCCGGACGAACCGGCTGACACCGACATAGATACTTTTAATGTTAGTAATGTCGATGGAGGGTCGGATGGCGCGGTTAGCGAGGCGGGTACATATACGGTACACAAAGATTATACCGATGAAGAGAAGGCAAGGATGGATATCGACAAAGTATTCAGCGTTGGTGTTTTAACTGAAGATGAAAACAACGAATCATGTATTCATAGCTTTAAG ATGTGTGTTTCAAGGGACAACAACACCTGGATATCGGAATGGGCTACTCAAGTAGCGGAACACAATTCTCTTCCACCGGCGATCGGTGGGCCAACCGGGCGTACTCCCCCACTAAGTCCTTCCAAGATACCGTCTCCTATTCATACTAGATCTCAAAGACTGGCTCGCGGCCGCAAT GAACAAAGTGACAGCAGCTTAGATGCAGAATCGTACTTGCGCATAAAagaaagaattggtttaatgtCGAACCAACAAATACTCATTGATTCTGGTGGAGAGTCGGATGACGATACCAGTAACAGTTATCATACGCCTCCGCATAGTTCGCAACGAACGCCCGTACACGGTACTTTGGCAAGACGGGGAAGCTTATCTGAATCTCTTTTTAGAAGGATTAACACCAGCGAGAATAGGAGAAGTATTCGTAAGTATTTGAGTTCAAACAAATCGAAGACTGAAGACGCAAGCGCTGAGCCCAGTAGTCCGTCCAAAGATATGGCTTCGCTTCATTTAGGAAGACGAAGTAGTTCCTTGGACAG GAGAGAATATACATCCGATACAACTGAATCGAATACGTCCAGGAGAAGTAGCGTGAAGTATTATCAAGACGATGAAGCTAAATATACAAATAGTCCTGTTTTCAGTCGCTTAAGACCATCCACTCCGAAATTAACCAACAGTCCAATTGTAGCTCGTAAGGCAGTTACAAAGATCGTTAATTCGCCAGTGTTGGAAAGGACTAAGCATTTGGCAAAATCTTCTCCGCAAGCTAAAAATATTGGGTACTTTACTTGTGTCGAAAACAG tcCGTACATGCTAAGAAAATCCAATAGCACTGCAAGTTACGATGAAGGAAGCATTAGCTTTAATAGCAAAGAGACACTGGCGAAAACGAACAGTGTCCTGCAGAATAGTCCGAATCTCCAACGTAATCTAAACATCCAAAGATCGTGCAGCAACGCAAATATTAGAAACGTGAAGTCTCAAAGTCATTCATCTCGCCGGAGTAGCTTTAACAGTAGTGACATCGACAGAACATCTCCGGGAGGGAGATGCCTTGTCGCGTCTGATAGCAGCAGCGAAACCGGTGAACAGCAGCTGAAATCATCGGGAGCCGCGATGTCTTCTGGGATTAAATTAAATCGAGCTTTTAGTATAAGAAGAGCTAG ATTGAACTGTGAATCTGATACAACGCCAAATACAACTCCCGAGGAAAGACGCAGAAGAGCTCAAAGTGAAGTAAAGACAGCACCCGCAAGTAAACAAAGTTATCATCGAAGTCGCGCAAGTAACGCGAATACGCATAGCAAAGAACCCTTAAAAAAGTCTGAGCCTATAAAACCCAGGGCTGTATCTATATCAAGGGCCGACAGTACTAGAATTAGCATGAGAGCGCCAAAATCATCTCAT TATGCTCCTATTACACAGCGGCCCAATCAGAAAGGAAATAAGGATCAGAAGTCTGGCAGAAGTAATTCCACATTAACATCGAAGGAAGTAGAGTTTCAAAATTGGAAAAGGAGAAAGAGTTATGATCCAATGAAAGCAGCTGCCGAGGGCAGGAAGAAATTAGTTGATAACTCGAAGAAACATCACAGCACGGAAGATAGTTCGGGAAA CCACGATAATTCTGTATTACGGTCAGCAAGTTTTCATGGAACCGGGGGCGCTCTTTCATTAGCCAATGAATGGTCTGACAACGAATTAAACTTTGCTCAGAACGATAATCAAGTACCTCCACCGTGTAGTCCACAATTG GAAAGCGACAGTGATCTCGAAACATCTTATTATTTACAAGCAACGCAGAATGTTGTAACAGCTATGTCGGCTCGAATTACAGTCTGTCGTTCACCTTTAGTGGATTCAGATAATGAAAGTGACGAAGACACTAGTCATAGCCTacataaaaatatatcaaaaagCTTGCACCAGCCTAGCGATACGGAGAGTAGTGACGATCGCCAGCCTAACACACAGACTACTATCTCAAACACCAAATATAACAGAGCATTTAG CTTACGCAGAGCAAGACTAGATCTACAGCCAACGAAACTATCAACAAatgtaaataaaagtaaatcGGTCACGCACGATACTCGGGGGAAGTCAGAATCTGTTACAAGCATTAGTAGAACCGATTCTGGGCGCTTTAGTATGCGATCGAACAGAACTTCAAACGCT GGACCCAAAGCAAAGCCAAAAGAAGCCAAAAAATCAATGGCACCCAATGCAAGGGAAATTGaaatgcaaaattggaagcgtCGCAAAAGTTATGATCCTATGAAAGCAGCAATGGAAGGGAAAAAGAAAGCAGGTTTGGCAAAGAAAACCGCGAACTCAAGCCTTTCTCCGAG GACTGATAGCGATCGATAA